The DNA window TATCCCGCTCAGGCAGCGGTCTCGACCGCGGGCTCGGGGGTCGGTCTCCCACTCGGCGCGGCGCCCCCCGCGCTCAGCCCTGACCGGGCCAGGACGCTTACGGGCGGCGTCCAGCGGACCTCTGCCATCTCGAGGCAAGCCTTGGCGCAAGGAACCCGGGTGGGATCGGGAAACGCGCTGCAGGAGGCCACCCCCGAGGGTCGGGTCGCACCCGCCGGGACGGCGAACTCCACGCTAACCTTCCGCTCCTTGATCGGGCAGCGGAAGGTCTTCCAGACACGCCGGGGGCCGTCGGCCAGGAACAGGCCCACCGCGCACAGGGTGACTACGGTCACCGCGATGATCAAGGGCGGCCCGAACACCAGGAGCACGACGGACGTCGCCAGGTAATCCAGGGTCATGGCTCACCACCTCCGATCAGGGGAGGTGCACCGGCTGTGCCAACTCTGATCGGGAAGCATGGCCCTGAAAGCGAGGTCGCCGCTCGTGGCCCTCCGCAATGAGCGCCGAGGGATTCGGCGTCGGCCTCGCCGGCTGCGGCTGTGGAATGCTTGCCTCGTGTGGGGCGCGGATGCCGCAGGCCAGCTCGCCCTTCCGCCTCGTGCGGAACGGCGATCCGCCGGGTCGCCCCGCGGAATGTCCTGAACTTCCTGCCGAAAGGGTCCTTGACGGCCTCGGGCGTCGACGAACCCGTTCGTGGCACAGGCGTTGCTCCTGCGTGGCCAGGCAGTTGCGCTTCGATCGCGACGGGCCGGCTGAGTCTCGCGGAATGGTCGCACGCTCAGCCGCCCGTGCAGAGCGAGAGGGCAACACGGCGCGCCTGTCGGGCGCGCAGGAGTGAGCCATGCGTCGCAAGAGGATTCTGGTTCCGCTCGACGGATCGCCGGGGAGCGAAGTGGCGTTGTTCCATGCCGCCGAGCTGGCGCGGGCCGAACGGGCCACGCTCCACCTCCTCCACGTCACGGCGCCGGTCCGGGCCACGGTGGCCCCGGATGGCCGAGTGCTGGCGTACGCCGACCAAGTCGCGGCGCGGGTCGCGCAGGACGTCCGCGCCTACCTCACCGAGGCGGCGGCGGCGGTGTCCGACGTCGATGTCGAGCTCGCGGTCCGCTTCGGCGACCCGGCCGACGAGATCCTGTGGGAGGCCAAGAGCGGCAGGATCGACCTCATCGCGATGGCGACGCACCGGCGCACGGGGCTCCGACGCCTCGTCATGGGGAGTGTGGCCGAGCGGGTGGTCCGGGCCGCCCCCGTTCCGGTTCTCCTGATGGAGCACGGTGAGGAGCTGGTCGGTGCGAAGTCCGAGCGGGCGGAGGCGGACGCCGGCCGGGCACCGGCCGGCGTCCGGGGGCGCGTGGTGCGCCGCCGCTTCTGGTGCGCCTCGCGCCGCCGTGACGTGGAAGTGGAGTTCGTCGAGCGCGGGCTCCCGGGATTCGCCGTGGCCGTCGCGGTGCGGAGCTGTAGCGCCTTCGACCCGCCGACCGCGATCGACTGTAGGCGCCAGTGCGCGGATGCGGCGTTCCGGCGGCAGTGGGAGCCGCCGCTGCCGCTGTACAGCCCGAAGGCGTGAGGGCTTCCGAACTCGAGGCGGAGGGGCGCCCCTCCGGGGAGGTACGACCGTGAATCGCGTTCTCGTCCCGCTCGACGGCTCCCGGTTGTCCGAGGCGATCCTGCCACTGGCCGAAGCGCTGGCCCGCGACTACGAGGCCGACGTGCTCCTCGTGCGCGCGCTCCGCTCCCGGGACTCGGCCGAAGTCGCGGTCCGGGCTCAGGAAGAGGCCGAGGCCTACCTGGAGGGGATAGCTCGCGGTCTCCGGCTACGGGGGCTGGCTGGCGTCGCGTGGAAGGTCTGGTACGACGCGCCGGATCGGGCGATCGTCGACGCCGCGCGCTTCAACGGGGTCGACCTGATCGCCATGAGCACGCACGGCCGAGGCGGGCTGACCCGGCTCCTGTTCGGGAGCGTCGCCGAGAGCCTGGTCCGGAAGGCGCCGGTGCCTGTCCTGCTCGTGCGGGGCGAGTTCGCGCCGCCGCCCGGCACAATCGGGCGAATCCTGGTGCCTCTGGACGGGTCGGAGCTGTCCGAAGGGATCCTGCCCGTCGTGGAGCGGCTGGCCGGGCCCTTCGACTGGACCATCGACCTGCTCCACGCCGTCGAGCCGCTTCCTGGCTACGCCACCGTGGAGATCTCGTCCCGACACGCGGGGGAGATCCTTCGGCTCGCGACCAGGGATGCCGAGACCCGTCTGGCCAAGGTGGCGGTGCCGCTCGAGGACAAAGGGCTCCGGGCTCAGTGGGCGGTCCGCGAAGGACCGGCGGTCGACGTCATCCTCCGCTACGCCCGCGATGCCGGGGCAAGCCTGATCGCCATGAGCACCCACGGTCGGAGCGGCCTCGGCCGCTTCTTCCTCGGGAGCGTGGCCGAGCGAGTCTTGCGGGAGGCGTCGGTCCCCGTCCTCATCTGGAAGGCTCCCGCCGAGGGTCGAACGCCGCGCCCACCCAGCGCGGCAGGAGGGTGAGATCATGGCGACCGAGAACCTCAGCGTCACGGACAACCGGACCGGGAAGCGCTACGAGATCCCGATCGCGCAGGGGGCGATCCGGGCCACGGACTTCCGTCAGATCAAGACCGGTCCGGACGACTTCGGGCTGGTCGCCTACGACCCAGCGTTCATGAACACGGCCTCCTGCCGGAGCGCCATCACGTTCATCGACGGCGAGCGCGGGATTCTCCGATACCGCGGCTACCCCATCGAGCAGATCGCCGAGCAGTCCACCTATCTCGAGACGGCGTACCTCCTCATCCACGGCGAACTGCCCGGGGGCGCGAAGCTCGACGCCTGGCGCTGGGAGATCACGCACCACACGTGGATCCACGAGAACCTCAAGAAGTTCCTGGACGGCTTCCACCATGATGCCCACCCGATGGGGATGCTGGTCTCCGCCGTGGCCGCCCTCTCGACGTTCTACCCCGAGGCCAAGAACATGACCGACGCGGACAACCGGCGGCTCCAGGTGACCCGGCTCATCGCCAAGATGCCGACGCTGGCCGCCTTCAGCTACCGGCACAGCCTGGGGATGCCATACGCCTACCCGGACAACGAGCTCTCGTACACCGGCAACTTCCTGAACATGCTGTTCAAGACCACGGAGGTGCAGTACCGCCCGAACCCGGTGCTGGAGCGGGCCCTGGACGTGCTGTTCATCCTCCACGCCGACCACGAGCAGAACTGCTCGACGAACGCCGTGCGGAGCGTCGCCTCGTCCCGGGTGGACCCCTACTGCGCGCTGGCGGCCGGCGTGGCCGCCCTCTACGGGCCGCTCCACGGCGGCGCCAACGAGGCCGTGCTGCGGATGCTCGGGGAGATCGGCTCGGTCGAGCACGTCCCGGCGTTCATCCGGCGGGTGAAGGCGGGCGAGGGGCGGCTCATGGGGTTCGGGCACCGCGTCTACAAGAGCTACGACCCTCGGGCCACCATCATCAAGCAGCTCGCGGACGAGGTCTTCGCGGTGACGAAGCCGAACCCGCTCCTGCCCATCGCGCTCGAGCTCGAGCGGATCGCGCTGGACGACTCGTACTTCGTCACGCGGAAGCTCTACCCGAACGTGGACTTCTACTCGGGCTTGATCTATCAGGCCATGGGCTTCCCGGTCGAGATATTCCCGGTCCTGTTCGCCATCCCCCGCACCAGCGGGTGGCTCGCCCAGTGGCTGGAGATGCTCGGCGACCCGGAGCAGAAGATCGCCCGCCCGCGCCAGCTCTACGTGGGAGCCGGCCGGCGGGACTTCGCCCCGCTGGAAAAGCGGGAGCCGGACGAAGGCGAGCTGGACTCCCCTTGACGCGGGTGGTGGCGTGGGACACTCGGCTGCGGGCGGGTCATACGTCTTCGACCGGACGCCGCTGCGCGTGTACTGGGAGCTCACGCGGGCGTGTGACCTCGCCTGCCGCCACTGCCGGGCCGAGGCGAATCCCTGCCGCGACCTCCGCGAGTTGAGTCTCTCGGAGGGGCGGCGGCTCCTCGAGGCCCTCCAGGAGTCCGGCAGCCCCGGGCCCCGGCTGGTCCTCACCGGCGGGGATCCGCTCAAGCGCCCCGACTTCTGGGAGCTCCTCGAGCACGGCGCGGCTCTCGGCCTCGACCTCGCCGTGGCCCCCAGCGGCACGCGGGCCCTCACACCAGAGGTGGTCCGCCGGCTCCCGCGCGCCGGCGCCCACGCCCTCTCCCTCAGCCTCGACGGCTCCGACCCGGCCCGTCACGACGGGTTCCGCGGCGTCCCCGGCTGCTTCGCGCGGACGGTGGCGGCGGCCCGCGCCGCCGTCGACGCAGGCCTCGTCGTGCAGGTGAACAGCCTCGTCAGCGCCGAGACCCTGGGCGACCTCCCGCGGATCTTCGGGCTCGTGGGTCGCCTGGGGGCCGCGCGCTGGAGCCTGTTCTTCCTGATTCAGGTCGGGCGCGGGCGGGTGCTCCGACAGCTCACGTCCGCGGCGTGCGAGCGGCTGCTCGCGTGGCTCTGGCGGCAGTCGCGCCGGAGCCCCTTCGTCATCACGACGACGGAGGCCCCCCACTACCGGCGCGTCGCGCTCCAGCGAATGCGGGCCGGGGCCGCTGGGCGCGAGGAGATCCGGCGCGCGCCCATCCGTCGCGGCTTCGGGATCCGGGACGGCAACGGCATCCTGTTCGTCTCCCACACCGGAGACATCCACCCGTCGGGATTCCTCCCCCTGGCGGCGGGGAACGTGCGCGTCACGCACCCCGTCGAGCTCTACCGCGAGGCGCCGCTGTTCCGGCGGCTGCGCGAGCCGGGGCGCTTCGGCGGCCGCTGCGGGCGGTGCGAGTTCCGTGAGGTCTGCGGCGGCTCGCGGGCCCGGGCCTACGCGGCCTCGGGCGATCCCTTCGGGGAGGACCCGCTCTGCGCCTACGAGCCGGAGCGGCGGCGGGCCGCGGTCGCAGGGGTGGCGGGATGACGTCCCCGGGCGGTCGGCAGGCGGACGCCCTGGAGCTCGACACCCTCCTCGGCAACACGGCTGACGGCGTGTGCGCCGTGAACGGCGGCGGCCGGGTCGTGCTGTGGAACAGGGCGGCGGAGAAGATGCTCGGCTACACGGCCCGTGAGGTGCTGGGCCGGCCCTGCTGCGAGGTCTTCGTCGGCCTGGACGGCGCGGGCAACCGACTCTGCTACCAGGGGTGCCACGTGATGGCGCTGGTGACACGCGGGGAGCCCATTCAGCACTTCGACATGGCGACCCGGACCAAGGCCGGGAAGCCGGTCTGGCTCGATATCAGCATCCTGGTCGTCCAGGGCGCCCGCCGCGAGCTTGCCACCACCGTCCACCTCTTCCGCGACGTCACCGCCGTCCACGAGATCGAAGCCCTCGTCCGCGAGCGGCTGGCGCAGGCGGCACCGCCCTCGGCGGACAGCGCCGCGGCGACGCAGCTCACCCGGCGGGAGCTCGAGATCCTGCGCCTGATGACGGGCGGCGCCAACACCAGGGCCATGGCGGAGCGGCTCCACGTGAGCCCCGCCACCGTGCGGAACCACGTCCAGAACATCCTGGGGAAGCTGGGGGTCCACAGCCGGCTCGAGGCGGCCGCGTACGCCATGCGCCACGGCCTGCTCGGCCCCGAGGGCTCACCCGGCGGATCACGGGGACGCTAGGCCGGCGACGACGGGCGCCTCGGGTGCGGCAGAGACGGACCAGCCGGAGCGCCGCCGATGCATGGCGTTCGGGCATGACCCGGCGCGGCGCCGGGCTGAGCGCTCCCGCGGGGCTCGGGGGGAGGGGAGTCAGATGGCCGACGAGATATTGCCCTGGTTCACCGCGCTTCTCCTCGCGCTGGCGGTGGGACTCATCCTGGTCATCGCCACCGTGTTCCTGCCGCGGACGATGCGGGTCTGGACGACGACGCGTCGCTTCTACTGCCCGTGGCGCGGTCGGAACGTGGTCGTACGCTACCTGACCGTCGATGGGCGGGAGGCGATGTGCGTGATGTCGTGCACCGCGTTCGCCGACCCGAGCGTCCCCACCTGCGGGATGCCCTGCCTCGATCGGGTCGGGGCTCGTCAACACATCGTCAAGCCGCCGCTCACGCTGAGCGTCTGACCGGTGATGAAGTCCGCCTCGGGGGCAGCCAGGAAGACGACGGCCGCGGCGATCTCCTCGGATGTCGCCACCCGCCCGAGCGGGATGACTCGGGTGACGGCGCTGAGAATCTTCTCCGCCTGCGGTGAGTGCTCGCGGAGGGACTGAAGCAGCGGCGTCTCCGTGAGTCCTGGGCAGACCACGTTCACGGTGATCCGGTAGCGCGCCATCTCTTGGGCCAGCGCCTTGGAGAAGGCGATCACGGCGCCTTTCGTCCCGGAGTAGACCGCCTCGCCGCTCGATCCGACGCGCCCCGCGTCGGAGGCGATGTTGATGACCTTTCCGGCGCCGCGGGCCACCATGTGCGGGAGCACGGCCTTCGCGGTGTAGAGGACCGCCTTGAAGTTGATCGCGATCAGGCGGTCCCACAGCTCTGCCTCCGAGTCGAGGAAGAGCGCCAGGCGGTCCCAGCCGGCGTTGTTCACGAGGATGTCGAGCTGGCCGAACTGGGCCAAGGCTTCGAAGACGGCGCCCTCGACCTCGGTCCGCCGGGTGAGATTTACCGGGAAGGCGAGGGCCTTGATCCCCAGGGCCTCGACCTCGGCGGCGACGTCCCGCGCCTCATCGGCGAGGATGTCGGCGATCGCCACCTGACACCCCTCGCGGGCCAGCGCCAGGGCGATGGCCCGGCCGATCCCTCGGCCGGCGCCGGTCACGAACGCGGTCTTCCCCGCGAGCCTCATGGCGATGTCTCCTCCTCCCTCATCGGGATGGTGAGGATGTTTGAGCGGCGACCGCGCGAGCGTGATGCGGGCCACCTCGCCGTCGAGCTCGGAACGGATCAGTCGGCCGCCGCTCATCGGCCGCCGCGCTTCCGCATCCGGACTCGGTCAGATCGAGCCGCCTTACCCGACGACGGCGCGGGACGCCGGCGGCGCCGGCACGTCGGCCCCCTTCACGCACGCCTGCGCGCACCCCCGGCGCCCGGGCCAGAGCGAGCAGGTGCTCACGCGCGCGACGGGGTGCCGGAAGAGCGCGGTCCACGCCGCGTGGCGGGCGTCGACACCCACTTCCGCGTCGGCCCCGGTCTCGGGGCAACGGAGCCGTCGCGGCCTCCGGAAATGCGCGAATTCATCGGCCGCGACCGGCAGCAGGACGTAGACGACCGCGATCAGGATGATGGCGGTAAGGACGAGCGGGACGTTCATGGCCTGCTCCTTTCACGAGCCAGGGGCTCGGCGTGCGGCTGGGCGCCCTCCCGCATCAGCTCGGTGATCCGCTCGCGCGGGTAGCGGCGCTGGCCGCCGAGCGTCAGGACGAAGGGGAGCTTCCCCGCCCGGGTCCAGCGCGCGATCGTCGCCGGGGAAACCTCCAAGAGCCGGGCGACGTCCGACCGGGTCAGGTATCGGCGGGTCGTCGTCTCGCTTGCGCCGGTCGTCGTCATTTGCACGCATTGCGCGCCATCGGGCTGAGAAAGTCCATGGGGCAACCGCCTCAATTTCGTGAGCAGACGAGCTCAGTGAGTCGCGCATGAGCCGTCAGGCCGCGCCCAGAGCCCTGGCCGCCGCCCCGTCGCTCGCGTACCCGGTGCCGATGTCGTCGGCCGCGATGACCCCCGAGATGACGACTGCCTCGATGCCGGGCCCGGGAAACGTCCGCCAGGTAGAGTCCCTCGCGAGCGGCGTCTAGCTGACGCCCGGCCGGGCCCGGACGGCAATCCGCCGTTCGCCTCACTTTCCCGGTGCGGTCGCCTCAGCCTGGAGCGCGCCCGACCGGCGGGCGAGGGTGGCCTGAGTCGGCTGCCTCATGAAAATGAGGCAGGCGGTGGATTCAAACGGCCGACCGAGCGCTCTATCGTAGGGGCGCTCGAACGCATGATCGGTGGGGTGTTCAGGATGACGATCGAAGCGCGGTACGAGGACATCCTCACGGCGGCCTGCGACGTGATCGCGCGGCGTGGGTTCCCTCAGGCGTCGACGCGGGAGATCGCACGAACGGCCGGGCTCTCGCCGGCCGGGCTCTACCACTACGTCGGCGGCAAAGAAGAGATCCTCTTCCTCGTCCTCGACCGGTCGCTCGACCGCCTCTTGGCCCAGCTGGAGGCGGCCCTGGCCCGGGCCCGGGCGCCGGAGACGAAGATCCTGGCGCTCGTCCAGACCCATCTCGACTTCGGCCTTCACCAGCCGGCGGCGCTCAAGATCATCAACCGAGACTACGAGCTCCTTTCCGAGCCACGGCGCTCCGAGATCACGGCGAAGCGCCAGGCGTACCTCGGGCGAGGCCTCCAGGTCCTCCGCCACCTGGACCCGCACGGCCGCTCGGGCGACGAGCTACTGTCGGCCACCAACCTCCTCCTCGGCATGCTGAACGGAATCGCGACCCGACCGTTCCTGCGTCCCGGCAGGGACGTGCGCGCCCTGGCCGCCGAGGTCGCGGCGCTCTTCCTGTACGGATTCCTGGAGCGCTCGGCGGATCGTGGCGGCGCTCCGGCGGCATTCCCGGGAGGCAAGCATGACGCTTGAGCAGATCCTCGACCGCTGCCGCGAGCTCGGGGCCGAGCCCCCGGGGGCGGTGGCGCGGCGGTGGAAGGCGGAGCACCCGGGCAGCCGGGCCATCGCGGCCTACCCCGTCTGGGCGCCCGCCGAGGTGATCCATGCGGCGGGGATGCTGCCGCTGGCGCTCCTGGGGGGCGGTACCTCCGTCGAGCTGACGCACGCCGACGCGCGCTTCCAGTCCTTCGTCTGCTCCATCGCGAAGTCGAGCCTCGAGCTGGGCTTCCAGGGCCTGCTCCAGGGTGTCGACGGCTTCGTCTTCTCGAATATCTGCGACGTCGCGCGCAACCTGGCCAGCATCTACCGGCGCAACTTCCCGGACGTCTTCGTGGAGTATCTGCACCTGCCCCAGAACTCCACCTCCCCGGCCGTCGCCGCCTACACGGCCGACGAGCTGCGGCGCCTGGCCGCCGCGCTCGAGCGCGCATTCGACGTGGTGGTGACGCCGACCGCGCTGACGAAGAGCCTCGAGACCTACGACGAGCTCCGGGCCCGCCTGCGCGCGCTCTACACCTTCCGCATCGAGGAGCCGCAGAAGCTCTCGACGACCGAGCTGTACGTCGTGCTGCGGGCCGCGACGCTCGTCCCGCCCGAGGAGAGCATCGCCTGGCTGGACACCCTGTTCGCGGAGCTCGTCGGCCGGCCGGGCCGGCCGCGGGACCGGCTGCGGGTGGTGGTCGAGGGGGCCTTCTGCGAGCAGCCGCCGCTCGGCCTCCTGGAGATGCTGGAGGAGGCCGGCTGCTACGTGGTCGAGGACGACCTCCTGCTGGGCTGGCGCTGGTTCACCGGCGCCGTCGCCGGGCCCGGTGATCCCTTCGAGCGGCTCGGCGCCGCCTATGTCGACCGCTCGGTGCCCTCCTCCACCCGGCACGAGGGACGCGTCCATCGTGCCGCCGGCCTCATCGAGAAGGTGCGGCGGGCGCGGGCCGACGCGGTCGTCTTCATGCCGGCCAAGTTCTGCGAGCCAGCCCTGTTCGACTACGTGCTGATGAAGCAGGGGCTGGAGCGGGCGGGCATCCCCCACCTGCTCGTGGAGTTCGAAGAGAAGATGTGGACCTTCGAGCGCACTCGCAACGAGATCGAGACGTTCGTCGAGTCGATGCTGTTCGCCTGAGGAGGCTCGACCATGACGGCGCCAGTCACCGAGCGGCGGTACCAGGGGCGGGTCCACGAGCGCTCCCGACAGCTCATGTCGGCCTGGATGGCCGAGCTGGGCCGCGCCGAGACGGAGCGCCGGCCGACCGGCGCCCTGATGATCTCGGGGAACTGCGTGGAGCTTCTGCGAGCTTGCCACGTCCTCCCGATGTTCCCGGAGGTGACGGCGCTCCAGAACGCGATCCGGCACAAGTCGCTCCCGCTCATCCTCAAGGCCGAGCAGGCGGGCTACTCGAGCGACAACTGCGCCTACGTGAAGGCCGACATCGGCCTCTTCCTGGACGGCGGGATGGGACCGGGCAAGCCGATCCCGTTCCCGACCATCACCGTGTGCAACTACGTGGGCTGCAACGTCTACGTCAAGTGGTTCGAGCATCTCGCCGACCTCAGCGGCTCGAAGCTCTTCATGCTCGATGTTCCCTTCGCCCGGACCGCCGAGCCGACCGCCGCCGACATCCGTTACGTGGTGAGTCAGCTCGAGGAGCTCATCGCGCTCTGTGAGGAGGTGAGCGGCCGGCGGTTCGACATCGACGAGCTGCGGGAGATCCTCGGTGAGGCCGCCCGGGCCGAGGAGGGCTACGCCCGCTGCAAGGAGCTCTGCAAGGCGCGCCCGGCGCCGTTCGACGCCTACTTCGACGCCATCAACATGATGGGCCCCATCAACGTGCTCCGGGGCACCCGGGAGGCGGCCGAGTTCTTCGACGAGGCGGTCGCCGAGTTCGAGGGGCTGGTCGCCCAGGGGCTCTCGCCCCTGACCGAGGAACGGTTCCGGACCGTCGTCGAGGGCCCGCCGCCCTACCCCTACTACAAGAACTTCCGGAACCTCTTCACCCGGTGGGGCGCGGTGGCGGTTGCCTCCACCTACTCCACGGTGGGCGGGATCTGGGAGTGGGGCTTCCGCCACGACCCGCGCCGCCCGCTCGAGTCCATCGCCGAGCAAATGCTCCGGGAGAACCTGACCAACCGGACGATCGTGGCTCGGTACGGGCAGATCAAGCGCTACGTCGAGGAATGGGACGCCGACGCCCTCGTCATCCACTCGATCAAGTCGTGCCGGCTCTTCTCCGCGGGGCAGGGCGACATGCGGGAGTACTTCACGCGCGAGCTCGGGGTTCCCACGCTCCTGGTCGAGTCGGATCTGGAGGATCCCCGCTACTACGCGGAGGCCCAGCTCCGGAACCGCATCGACGCCTTCTTCGAGGCGCTCGAGCACAAGAAGCTCGTGGCGGGCGCGCGGTGACGGCGATGCGCGTGGAACGGATCCCCGTCTACTGCGACCCGCGTGTCGCCGGTCCCGACCTGCTCGAGGTCACGCTCGCCCGTCTGGCTCCCCGAAGGAGGCCGACATGATCTTCGGCGCCGGGGTCGACGTGGGATCCACCCAGACCAAGGCGGTGATCGTCGACGAGTCACGGGCGATCGTCGCGCGGTCGCTGATCACCACGGGCGCGAACGTCACGCGGGCGGCGGAGAATGCGTTCCTGCGCGCCTGCGAGAGCGCCGGGCTCCCTCGGGAGGCCGTCGGCTATGTCGTGGGCACGGGCTACGGCCGCTACAAGGTCACGTTCGGGGAGGCCCAGATCACCGAGATCACCTGCCACGCGCGGGGGGCCCAGACCCTGTTTCCCCGCACGCGGA is part of the Candidatus Methylomirabilota bacterium genome and encodes:
- a CDS encoding universal stress protein, with the translated sequence MRRKRILVPLDGSPGSEVALFHAAELARAERATLHLLHVTAPVRATVAPDGRVLAYADQVAARVAQDVRAYLTEAAAAVSDVDVELAVRFGDPADEILWEAKSGRIDLIAMATHRRTGLRRLVMGSVAERVVRAAPVPVLLMEHGEELVGAKSERAEADAGRAPAGVRGRVVRRRFWCASRRRDVEVEFVERGLPGFAVAVAVRSCSAFDPPTAIDCRRQCADAAFRRQWEPPLPLYSPKA
- a CDS encoding universal stress protein; the protein is MNRVLVPLDGSRLSEAILPLAEALARDYEADVLLVRALRSRDSAEVAVRAQEEAEAYLEGIARGLRLRGLAGVAWKVWYDAPDRAIVDAARFNGVDLIAMSTHGRGGLTRLLFGSVAESLVRKAPVPVLLVRGEFAPPPGTIGRILVPLDGSELSEGILPVVERLAGPFDWTIDLLHAVEPLPGYATVEISSRHAGEILRLATRDAETRLAKVAVPLEDKGLRAQWAVREGPAVDVILRYARDAGASLIAMSTHGRSGLGRFFLGSVAERVLREASVPVLIWKAPAEGRTPRPPSAAGG
- a CDS encoding citrate synthase gives rise to the protein MATENLSVTDNRTGKRYEIPIAQGAIRATDFRQIKTGPDDFGLVAYDPAFMNTASCRSAITFIDGERGILRYRGYPIEQIAEQSTYLETAYLLIHGELPGGAKLDAWRWEITHHTWIHENLKKFLDGFHHDAHPMGMLVSAVAALSTFYPEAKNMTDADNRRLQVTRLIAKMPTLAAFSYRHSLGMPYAYPDNELSYTGNFLNMLFKTTEVQYRPNPVLERALDVLFILHADHEQNCSTNAVRSVASSRVDPYCALAAGVAALYGPLHGGANEAVLRMLGEIGSVEHVPAFIRRVKAGEGRLMGFGHRVYKSYDPRATIIKQLADEVFAVTKPNPLLPIALELERIALDDSYFVTRKLYPNVDFYSGLIYQAMGFPVEIFPVLFAIPRTSGWLAQWLEMLGDPEQKIARPRQLYVGAGRRDFAPLEKREPDEGELDSP
- a CDS encoding TIGR04053 family radical SAM/SPASM domain-containing protein encodes the protein MGHSAAGGSYVFDRTPLRVYWELTRACDLACRHCRAEANPCRDLRELSLSEGRRLLEALQESGSPGPRLVLTGGDPLKRPDFWELLEHGAALGLDLAVAPSGTRALTPEVVRRLPRAGAHALSLSLDGSDPARHDGFRGVPGCFARTVAAARAAVDAGLVVQVNSLVSAETLGDLPRIFGLVGRLGAARWSLFFLIQVGRGRVLRQLTSAACERLLAWLWRQSRRSPFVITTTEAPHYRRVALQRMRAGAAGREEIRRAPIRRGFGIRDGNGILFVSHTGDIHPSGFLPLAAGNVRVTHPVELYREAPLFRRLREPGRFGGRCGRCEFREVCGGSRARAYAASGDPFGEDPLCAYEPERRRAAVAGVAG
- a CDS encoding LuxR C-terminal-related transcriptional regulator is translated as MTSPGGRQADALELDTLLGNTADGVCAVNGGGRVVLWNRAAEKMLGYTAREVLGRPCCEVFVGLDGAGNRLCYQGCHVMALVTRGEPIQHFDMATRTKAGKPVWLDISILVVQGARRELATTVHLFRDVTAVHEIEALVRERLAQAAPPSADSAAATQLTRRELEILRLMTGGANTRAMAERLHVSPATVRNHVQNILGKLGVHSRLEAAAYAMRHGLLGPEGSPGGSRGR
- a CDS encoding 3-oxoacyl-ACP reductase family protein, translated to MRLAGKTAFVTGAGRGIGRAIALALAREGCQVAIADILADEARDVAAEVEALGIKALAFPVNLTRRTEVEGAVFEALAQFGQLDILVNNAGWDRLALFLDSEAELWDRLIAINFKAVLYTAKAVLPHMVARGAGKVINIASDAGRVGSSGEAVYSGTKGAVIAFSKALAQEMARYRITVNVVCPGLTETPLLQSLREHSPQAEKILSAVTRVIPLGRVATSEEIAAAVVFLAAPEADFITGQTLSVSGGLTMC
- a CDS encoding helix-turn-helix domain-containing protein, whose translation is MTTTGASETTTRRYLTRSDVARLLEVSPATIARWTRAGKLPFVLTLGGQRRYPRERITELMREGAQPHAEPLARERSRP
- a CDS encoding TetR/AcrR family transcriptional regulator, whose amino-acid sequence is MTIEARYEDILTAACDVIARRGFPQASTREIARTAGLSPAGLYHYVGGKEEILFLVLDRSLDRLLAQLEAALARARAPETKILALVQTHLDFGLHQPAALKIINRDYELLSEPRRSEITAKRQAYLGRGLQVLRHLDPHGRSGDELLSATNLLLGMLNGIATRPFLRPGRDVRALAAEVAALFLYGFLERSADRGGAPAAFPGGKHDA
- a CDS encoding 2-hydroxyacyl-CoA dehydratase, which translates into the protein MTLEQILDRCRELGAEPPGAVARRWKAEHPGSRAIAAYPVWAPAEVIHAAGMLPLALLGGGTSVELTHADARFQSFVCSIAKSSLELGFQGLLQGVDGFVFSNICDVARNLASIYRRNFPDVFVEYLHLPQNSTSPAVAAYTADELRRLAAALERAFDVVVTPTALTKSLETYDELRARLRALYTFRIEEPQKLSTTELYVVLRAATLVPPEESIAWLDTLFAELVGRPGRPRDRLRVVVEGAFCEQPPLGLLEMLEEAGCYVVEDDLLLGWRWFTGAVAGPGDPFERLGAAYVDRSVPSSTRHEGRVHRAAGLIEKVRRARADAVVFMPAKFCEPALFDYVLMKQGLERAGIPHLLVEFEEKMWTFERTRNEIETFVESMLFA
- a CDS encoding 2-hydroxyacyl-CoA dehydratase family protein produces the protein MTAPVTERRYQGRVHERSRQLMSAWMAELGRAETERRPTGALMISGNCVELLRACHVLPMFPEVTALQNAIRHKSLPLILKAEQAGYSSDNCAYVKADIGLFLDGGMGPGKPIPFPTITVCNYVGCNVYVKWFEHLADLSGSKLFMLDVPFARTAEPTAADIRYVVSQLEELIALCEEVSGRRFDIDELREILGEAARAEEGYARCKELCKARPAPFDAYFDAINMMGPINVLRGTREAAEFFDEAVAEFEGLVAQGLSPLTEERFRTVVEGPPPYPYYKNFRNLFTRWGAVAVASTYSTVGGIWEWGFRHDPRRPLESIAEQMLRENLTNRTIVARYGQIKRYVEEWDADALVIHSIKSCRLFSAGQGDMREYFTRELGVPTLLVESDLEDPRYYAEAQLRNRIDAFFEALEHKKLVAGAR